A genomic segment from Nymphalis io chromosome 15, ilAglIoxx1.1, whole genome shotgun sequence encodes:
- the LOC126773662 gene encoding perilipin-4 isoform X30, which produces MFSGIAGAFRSIGEKTASLFERKKKDAEQIAQEKAAEAAHVVEEQVKKAGELVSGAEKTASDAANSAANAKHSAIDVIDKELSKVSIAAGEAKDAADKALADGKKVVDTTKDTISTTVDNTKKAAESAINTAKDTLSNVVQSTIDTTQSTIESGKTCAVSAKDSVVNTIQSTVDTTQKLGQAALEGGKSYATSAKDSAAGAIQNTVDGTKKSGQTAFTASKDYVASAKDKVASTIESTLDTSKNTAESTLDTSKQYATIAKETLVSNIQSTVDTTQKVTNSAIETGKDYAASAKDTVSNTLVGAQKNAESAFETNKSYVAGAKDKVASTFESTLDITEKTGQSALETGKSYATSAIDSVASSIQSTVDTTQKTAQSLVEPGKTYASSAKDSVASSIQSTVDTTQKTAQSLVEPGKTYASSAKDSVASSIQSTVDTTQKTAQSLVDSGKTYASSAKDSVASSIQSTVDTTQKTAQSLVEPGKTYASSAKDSVASSIQSTVDTTQKTAQSLVDSGKTYASSAKDTVADAVNNTVEVTKNIANSTTKTTKSYVDSAKETVASTLDSTVKAVHSSVETGKSYVDTAKDTVASTVHSTVDSTKTVAASALDKGSALIEGVKGTAASTVDATKNVAASVVDKSTSLIGSAKDNLASTILTTVDTTKNVAATAFDKGSSLVGSAKDTVASTVQSTVDTTKNVATSAVDKGASLVEAAKGTVASTIDTTKNVASSAVDKGFSLVGTAKDTVASTVNTTVETTKSVASSAVDKGSHLVGSAKDTVASTLDTTKNVASTAVDKGISFVGAAKDTVSSTVQNTLDSTKSVAGSVYDKSSSLVTGAKDIFTSKTEGAKDSAESSINNVKETAEKLDDTINATVDTTKKTAEEAKAQALKAAEDAKEKARLAAEAAKEEAKRAANAAVEESKKAAEKAAADASNAVHSTVDNTLKRVEDAADQGLKNAGQVVDAKIKDADKFLSEKRDALVTNFSSAAHDGAEGAAGLLSKGLAAFPK; this is translated from the exons GCGCGTTCCGAAGCATCGGAGAGAAGACAGCGTCTCTCTTCGAGAGGAAGAAGAAAGATGCAGAACAAATCGCTCAGGAAAAAGCCGCAGAAGCCGCCCATGTTGTTGAAGAACAGGTTAAGAAGGCTGGAGAGCTCGTGAGTGGGGCTGAGAAGACGGCGTCTGATGCTGCTAACTCCG CTGCAAACGCGAAGCACTCGGCGATTGATGTGATAGATAAGGAATTATCAAAGGTTTCGATTGCTGCCGGTGAAGCTAAGGATGCTGCTGACAAAGCCTTAGCCGATGGGAAGAAGGTTGTCGACACTACTAAAG ATACAATTTCAACGACAGTAGATAATACGAAAAAGGCAGCTGAGTCAGCTATAAACACGGCTAAAG atACATTGTCAAATGTAGTTCAAAGCACAATAGATACTACACAATCTACCATAGAATCTGGAAAGACGTGCGCAGTTAGTGCTAAag ATTCAGTAGTGAACACTATTCAGAGCACTGTAGATACCACACAGAAATTAGGACAAGCCGCTCTTGAAGGTGGTAAATCCTACGCTACGAGTGCTAAAG atTCAGCTGCAGGTGCTATACAAAATACAGTAGATGGCACTAAAAAATCAGGCCAAACTGCATTCACAGCTAGCAAAGATTATGTTGCGTCTGCGAAAG ATAAAGTAGCTAGTACCATAGAAAGTACATTAGACACATCTAAGAATACAGCAGAATCTACTTTAGATACAAGCAAACAATATGCTACTATTGCAAAAG aaaCACTTGTAAGTAATATTCAAAGTACGGTAGACACAACACAAAAAGTAACCAATTCCGCTATTGAAACAGGCAAAGATTATGCAGCATCTGCAAAag atacagtatCGAACACTTTAGTAGGTGCACAAAAAAATGCCGAGTCAGCTTTCGAAACCAACAAATCTTATGTCGCTGGAGCAAAAG ATAAAGTAGCAAGTACATTCGAAAGTACATTAGATATTACAGAAAAAACAGGTCAATCTGCGCTTGAAACAGGGAAATCCTATGCCACAAGCGCAATAG ATTCTGTTGCAAGTAGTATACAAAGCACAGTTGACACAACACAAAAAACAGCACAGTCACTTGTTGAACCTGGTAAAACATACGCTTCTAGTGCTAaag attCTGTTGCTAGTAGTATACAAAGCACAGTTGACACAACACAAAAAACAGCACAGTCACTTGTTGAACCTGGTAAAACATACGCTTCTAGTGCTAaag attCTGTTGCTAGTAGTATTCAAAGCACAGTTGACACAACACAAAAAACAGCACAGTCACTTGTTGATTCTGGTAAAACATATGCTTCTAGTGCTAaag attCTGTTGCTAGTAGTATTCAAAGCACAGTTGACACAACACAAAAAACAGCACAGTCACTTGTTGAACCTGGTAAAACATACGCTTCTAGTGCTAaag attCTGTTGCTAGTAGTATTCAAAGCACAGTTGACACAACACAAAAAACAGCACAGTCACTTGTTGATTCTGGTAAAACATATGCTTCTAGTGCTAAAG ATACTGTAGCAGATGCGGTTAATAATACTGTTGAAGTAACCAAAAATATTGCTAATTCAACAACAAAAACAACTAAATCGTATGTGGATAGCGCTAAAG AAACAGTAGCAAGTACATTAGATAGTACAGTGAAAGCTGTTCACAGTTCTGTTGAAACAGGAAAATCTTACGTGGATACTGCCAAAG ATACCGTAGCAAGCACCGTTCATTCAACTGTTGATAGTACTAAAACTGTAGCGGCATCAGCGCTTGATAAAGGCTCAGCTTTGATAGAAGGCGTTAAAG GTACAGCTGCAAGTACTGTAGATGCAACTAAAAATGTTGCGGCATCTGTTGTTGATAAGAGCACATCACTCATAGGAAGCGCTAAAG ATAATCTAGCAAGCACCATACTCACGACAGTAGATACCACTAAAAATGTAGCAGCCACCGCTTTCGATAAAGGCTCATCACTAGTAGGATCAGCCAAAG ATACTGTAGCAAGCACTGTGCAATCCACTGTCGATACAACTAAAAACGTTGCAACATCTGCTGTCGATAAAGGCGCTTCATTAGTAGAGGCTGCTAAAG GAACCGTGGCAAGCACAATTGACACGACGAAAAATGTCGCATCATCCGCAGTAGATAAAGGTTTTTCTTTAGTTGGCACTGCTAAAG ACACCGTAGCGAGCACTGTTAATACTACTGTAGAGACAACTAAGAGTGTAGCGTCATCAGCTGTCGATAAAGGATCACATCTTGTAGGATCTGCTAAAG ATACTGTAGCAAGTACATTAGATACAACAAAAAATGTTGCCTCAACTGCTGTAGACAAAGGCATATCGTTTGTCGGTGCCGCTAAAG ataccGTATCAAGTACAGTTCAAAATACATTAGACTCAACTAAGAGTGTAGCTGGATCTGTTTATGATAAGAGCTCTTCACTTGTGACCGGCGCCAAAG ATATATTCACAAGCAAGACCGAAGGTGCAAAAGATTCTGCCGAATCgtcaataaataatgttaaggaAACCGCAGAGAAATTAGACG acACGATCAACGCTACGGTAGACACGACGAAGAAGACTGCAGAAGAAGCCAAGGCTCAGGCTTTGAAAGCCGCTGAAGATGCTAAGGAGAAGGCTAGATTAGCTGCTGAGGCTGCTAAAGAGGAGGCAAAGAGGGCTGCAA aTGCTGCCGTTGAAGAGTCTAAGAAAGCTGCCGAGAAGGCGGCGGCGGATGCCAGTAACGCCGTACATAGCACGGTTGACAACACCTTGAAGAGAGTAGAGGATGCCGCTGACCAGGGCTTGAAGAACGCGGGACAAGTAGTCGACGCTAAAATCAAGGACGCCGACAAGTTCTTGAGCGAAAAACGTGACGCG CTGGTAACAAACTTCTCGAGTGCGGCGCACGACGGAGCTGAGGGTGCTGCGGGCTTGCTCAGCAAGGGGCTGGCTGCTTTCCCCAAATAA
- the LOC126773662 gene encoding perilipin-4 isoform X39, translating to MFSGIAGAFRSIGEKTASLFERKKKDAEQIAQEKAAEAAHVVEEQVKKAGELVSGAEKTASDAANSAANAKHSAIDVIDKELSKVSIAAGEAKDAADKALADGKKVVDTTKDTISTTVDNTKKAAESAINTAKDTLSNVVQSTIDTTQSTIESGKTCAVSAKDSVVNTIQSTVDTTQKLGQAALEGGKSYATSAKDSAAGAIQNTVDGTKKSGQTAFTASKDYVASAKDKVASTIESTLDTSKNTAESTLDTSKQYATIAKETLVSNIQSTVDTTQKVTNSAIETGKDYAASAKDTVSNTLVGAQKNAESAFETNKSYVAGAKDKVASTFESTLDITEKTGQSALETGKSYATSAIDSVASSIQSTVDTTQKTAQSLVEPGKTYASSAKDSVASSIQSTVDTTQKTAQSLVDSGKTYASSAKDTVADAVNNTVEVTKNIANSTTKTTKSYVDSAKDSGQNSYQSALDFSTSYAFSALHIGKSYLDSTKETVASTLDSTVKAVHSSVETGKSYVDTAKDTVASTVHSTVDSTKTVAASALDKGSALIEGVKDTVASTVNTTVDTTKNVAASAVDKGVSLVGTVKGTAASTVDATKNVAASVVDKSTSLIGSAKDNLASTILTTVDTTKNVAATAFDKGSSLVGSAKDTVASTVQSTVDTTKNVATSAVDKGASLVEAAKGTVASTIDTTKNVASSAVDKGFSLVGTAKDTVASTVNTTVETTKSVASSAVDKGSHLVGSAKDTVASTLDTTKNVASTAVDKGISFVGAAKDTVSSTVQNTLDSTKSVAGSVYDKSSSLVTGAKDIFTSKTEGAKDSAESSINNVKETAEKLDDTINATVDTTKKTAEEAKAQALKAAEDAKEKARLAAEAAKEEAKRAANAAVEESKKAAEKAAADASNAVHSTVDNTLKRVEDAADQGLKNAGQVVDAKIKDADKFLSEKRDALVTNFSSAAHDGAEGAAGLLSKGLAAFPK from the exons GCGCGTTCCGAAGCATCGGAGAGAAGACAGCGTCTCTCTTCGAGAGGAAGAAGAAAGATGCAGAACAAATCGCTCAGGAAAAAGCCGCAGAAGCCGCCCATGTTGTTGAAGAACAGGTTAAGAAGGCTGGAGAGCTCGTGAGTGGGGCTGAGAAGACGGCGTCTGATGCTGCTAACTCCG CTGCAAACGCGAAGCACTCGGCGATTGATGTGATAGATAAGGAATTATCAAAGGTTTCGATTGCTGCCGGTGAAGCTAAGGATGCTGCTGACAAAGCCTTAGCCGATGGGAAGAAGGTTGTCGACACTACTAAAG ATACAATTTCAACGACAGTAGATAATACGAAAAAGGCAGCTGAGTCAGCTATAAACACGGCTAAAG atACATTGTCAAATGTAGTTCAAAGCACAATAGATACTACACAATCTACCATAGAATCTGGAAAGACGTGCGCAGTTAGTGCTAAag ATTCAGTAGTGAACACTATTCAGAGCACTGTAGATACCACACAGAAATTAGGACAAGCCGCTCTTGAAGGTGGTAAATCCTACGCTACGAGTGCTAAAG atTCAGCTGCAGGTGCTATACAAAATACAGTAGATGGCACTAAAAAATCAGGCCAAACTGCATTCACAGCTAGCAAAGATTATGTTGCGTCTGCGAAAG ATAAAGTAGCTAGTACCATAGAAAGTACATTAGACACATCTAAGAATACAGCAGAATCTACTTTAGATACAAGCAAACAATATGCTACTATTGCAAAAG aaaCACTTGTAAGTAATATTCAAAGTACGGTAGACACAACACAAAAAGTAACCAATTCCGCTATTGAAACAGGCAAAGATTATGCAGCATCTGCAAAag atacagtatCGAACACTTTAGTAGGTGCACAAAAAAATGCCGAGTCAGCTTTCGAAACCAACAAATCTTATGTCGCTGGAGCAAAAG ATAAAGTAGCAAGTACATTCGAAAGTACATTAGATATTACAGAAAAAACAGGTCAATCTGCGCTTGAAACAGGGAAATCCTATGCCACAAGCGCAATAG attCTGTTGCTAGTAGTATACAAAGCACAGTTGACACAACACAAAAAACAGCACAGTCACTTGTTGAACCTGGTAAAACATACGCTTCTAGTGCTAaag attCTGTTGCTAGTAGTATTCAAAGCACAGTTGACACAACACAAAAAACAGCACAGTCACTTGTTGATTCTGGTAAAACATATGCTTCTAGTGCTAAAG ATACTGTAGCAGATGCGGTTAATAATACTGTTGAAGTAACCAAAAATATTGCTAATTCAACAACAAAAACAACTAAATCGTATGTGGATAGCGCTAAAG ATTCAGGCCAAAACTCATATCAATCTGCATTGGATTTCTCGACGAGTTACGCATTTTCTGCTTTACATATCGGAAAATCTTATCTAGATAGCACTAAAG AAACAGTAGCAAGTACATTAGATAGTACAGTGAAAGCTGTTCACAGTTCTGTTGAAACAGGAAAATCTTACGTGGATACTGCCAAAG ATACCGTAGCAAGCACCGTTCATTCAACTGTTGATAGTACTAAAACTGTAGCGGCATCAGCGCTTGATAAAGGCTCAGCTTTGATAGAAGGCGTTAAAG ATACAGTAGCCAGTACTGTGAATACAACAGTAGACACAACAAAAAATGTAGCCGCATCCGCTGTAGATAAGGGAGTTTCACTAGTAGGAACTGTAAAAG GTACAGCTGCAAGTACTGTAGATGCAACTAAAAATGTTGCGGCATCTGTTGTTGATAAGAGCACATCACTCATAGGAAGCGCTAAAG ATAATCTAGCAAGCACCATACTCACGACAGTAGATACCACTAAAAATGTAGCAGCCACCGCTTTCGATAAAGGCTCATCACTAGTAGGATCAGCCAAAG ATACTGTAGCAAGCACTGTGCAATCCACTGTCGATACAACTAAAAACGTTGCAACATCTGCTGTCGATAAAGGCGCTTCATTAGTAGAGGCTGCTAAAG GAACCGTGGCAAGCACAATTGACACGACGAAAAATGTCGCATCATCCGCAGTAGATAAAGGTTTTTCTTTAGTTGGCACTGCTAAAG ACACCGTAGCGAGCACTGTTAATACTACTGTAGAGACAACTAAGAGTGTAGCGTCATCAGCTGTCGATAAAGGATCACATCTTGTAGGATCTGCTAAAG ATACTGTAGCAAGTACATTAGATACAACAAAAAATGTTGCCTCAACTGCTGTAGACAAAGGCATATCGTTTGTCGGTGCCGCTAAAG ataccGTATCAAGTACAGTTCAAAATACATTAGACTCAACTAAGAGTGTAGCTGGATCTGTTTATGATAAGAGCTCTTCACTTGTGACCGGCGCCAAAG ATATATTCACAAGCAAGACCGAAGGTGCAAAAGATTCTGCCGAATCgtcaataaataatgttaaggaAACCGCAGAGAAATTAGACG acACGATCAACGCTACGGTAGACACGACGAAGAAGACTGCAGAAGAAGCCAAGGCTCAGGCTTTGAAAGCCGCTGAAGATGCTAAGGAGAAGGCTAGATTAGCTGCTGAGGCTGCTAAAGAGGAGGCAAAGAGGGCTGCAA aTGCTGCCGTTGAAGAGTCTAAGAAAGCTGCCGAGAAGGCGGCGGCGGATGCCAGTAACGCCGTACATAGCACGGTTGACAACACCTTGAAGAGAGTAGAGGATGCCGCTGACCAGGGCTTGAAGAACGCGGGACAAGTAGTCGACGCTAAAATCAAGGACGCCGACAAGTTCTTGAGCGAAAAACGTGACGCG CTGGTAACAAACTTCTCGAGTGCGGCGCACGACGGAGCTGAGGGTGCTGCGGGCTTGCTCAGCAAGGGGCTGGCTGCTTTCCCCAAATAA
- the LOC126773662 gene encoding perilipin-4 isoform X46 has translation MFSGIAGAFRSIGEKTASLFERKKKDAEQIAQEKAAEAAHVVEEQVKKAGELVSGAEKTASDAANSAANAKHSAIDVIDKELSKVSIAAGEAKDAADKALADGKKVVDTTKDTISTTVDNTKKAAESAINTAKDTLSNVVQSTIDTTQSTIESGKTCAVSAKDSVVNTIQSTVDTTQKLGQAALEGGKSYATSAKDSAAGAIQNTVDGTKKSGQTAFTASKDYVASAKDKVASTIESTLDTSKNTAESTLDTSKQYATIAKETLVSNIQSTVDTTQKVTNSAIETGKDYAASAKDTVSNTLVGAQKNAESAFETNKSYVAGAKDKVASTFESTLDITEKTGQSALETGKSYATSAIDSVASSIQSTVDTTQKTAQSLVDSGKTYASSAKDTVADAVNNTVEVTKNIANSTTKTTKSYVDSAKDSGQNSYQSALDFSTSYAFSALHIGKSYLDSTKETVASTLDSTVKAVHSSVETGKSYVDTAKDTVASTVHSTVDSTKTVAASALDKGSALIEGVKDTVASTVNTTVDTTKNVAASAVDKGVSLVGTVKGTAASTVDATKNVAASVVDKSTSLIGSAKDNLASTILTTVDTTKNVAATAFDKGSSLVGSAKDTVASTVQSTVDTTKNVATSAVDKGASLVEAAKGTVASTIDTTKNVASSAVDKGFSLVGTAKDTVASTVNTTVETTKSVASSAVDKGSHLVGSAKDTVASTLDTTKNVASTAVDKGISFVGAAKDTVSSTVQNTLDSTKSVAGSVYDKSSSLVTGAKDIFTSKTEGAKDSAESSINNVKETAEKLDDTINATVDTTKKTAEEAKAQALKAAEDAKEKARLAAEAAKEEAKRAANAAVEESKKAAEKAAADASNAVHSTVDNTLKRVEDAADQGLKNAGQVVDAKIKDADKFLSEKRDALVTNFSSAAHDGAEGAAGLLSKGLAAFPK, from the exons GCGCGTTCCGAAGCATCGGAGAGAAGACAGCGTCTCTCTTCGAGAGGAAGAAGAAAGATGCAGAACAAATCGCTCAGGAAAAAGCCGCAGAAGCCGCCCATGTTGTTGAAGAACAGGTTAAGAAGGCTGGAGAGCTCGTGAGTGGGGCTGAGAAGACGGCGTCTGATGCTGCTAACTCCG CTGCAAACGCGAAGCACTCGGCGATTGATGTGATAGATAAGGAATTATCAAAGGTTTCGATTGCTGCCGGTGAAGCTAAGGATGCTGCTGACAAAGCCTTAGCCGATGGGAAGAAGGTTGTCGACACTACTAAAG ATACAATTTCAACGACAGTAGATAATACGAAAAAGGCAGCTGAGTCAGCTATAAACACGGCTAAAG atACATTGTCAAATGTAGTTCAAAGCACAATAGATACTACACAATCTACCATAGAATCTGGAAAGACGTGCGCAGTTAGTGCTAAag ATTCAGTAGTGAACACTATTCAGAGCACTGTAGATACCACACAGAAATTAGGACAAGCCGCTCTTGAAGGTGGTAAATCCTACGCTACGAGTGCTAAAG atTCAGCTGCAGGTGCTATACAAAATACAGTAGATGGCACTAAAAAATCAGGCCAAACTGCATTCACAGCTAGCAAAGATTATGTTGCGTCTGCGAAAG ATAAAGTAGCTAGTACCATAGAAAGTACATTAGACACATCTAAGAATACAGCAGAATCTACTTTAGATACAAGCAAACAATATGCTACTATTGCAAAAG aaaCACTTGTAAGTAATATTCAAAGTACGGTAGACACAACACAAAAAGTAACCAATTCCGCTATTGAAACAGGCAAAGATTATGCAGCATCTGCAAAag atacagtatCGAACACTTTAGTAGGTGCACAAAAAAATGCCGAGTCAGCTTTCGAAACCAACAAATCTTATGTCGCTGGAGCAAAAG ATAAAGTAGCAAGTACATTCGAAAGTACATTAGATATTACAGAAAAAACAGGTCAATCTGCGCTTGAAACAGGGAAATCCTATGCCACAAGCGCAATAG attCTGTTGCTAGTAGTATTCAAAGCACAGTTGACACAACACAAAAAACAGCACAGTCACTTGTTGATTCTGGTAAAACATATGCTTCTAGTGCTAaag ATACTGTAGCAGATGCGGTTAATAATACTGTTGAAGTAACCAAAAATATTGCTAATTCAACAACAAAAACAACTAAATCGTATGTGGATAGCGCTAAAG ATTCAGGCCAAAACTCATATCAATCTGCATTGGATTTCTCGACGAGTTACGCATTTTCTGCTTTACATATCGGAAAATCTTATCTAGATAGCACTAAAG AAACAGTAGCAAGTACATTAGATAGTACAGTGAAAGCTGTTCACAGTTCTGTTGAAACAGGAAAATCTTACGTGGATACTGCCAAAG ATACCGTAGCAAGCACCGTTCATTCAACTGTTGATAGTACTAAAACTGTAGCGGCATCAGCGCTTGATAAAGGCTCAGCTTTGATAGAAGGCGTTAAAG ATACAGTAGCCAGTACTGTGAATACAACAGTAGACACAACAAAAAATGTAGCCGCATCCGCTGTAGATAAGGGAGTTTCACTAGTAGGAACTGTAAAAG GTACAGCTGCAAGTACTGTAGATGCAACTAAAAATGTTGCGGCATCTGTTGTTGATAAGAGCACATCACTCATAGGAAGCGCTAAAG ATAATCTAGCAAGCACCATACTCACGACAGTAGATACCACTAAAAATGTAGCAGCCACCGCTTTCGATAAAGGCTCATCACTAGTAGGATCAGCCAAAG ATACTGTAGCAAGCACTGTGCAATCCACTGTCGATACAACTAAAAACGTTGCAACATCTGCTGTCGATAAAGGCGCTTCATTAGTAGAGGCTGCTAAAG GAACCGTGGCAAGCACAATTGACACGACGAAAAATGTCGCATCATCCGCAGTAGATAAAGGTTTTTCTTTAGTTGGCACTGCTAAAG ACACCGTAGCGAGCACTGTTAATACTACTGTAGAGACAACTAAGAGTGTAGCGTCATCAGCTGTCGATAAAGGATCACATCTTGTAGGATCTGCTAAAG ATACTGTAGCAAGTACATTAGATACAACAAAAAATGTTGCCTCAACTGCTGTAGACAAAGGCATATCGTTTGTCGGTGCCGCTAAAG ataccGTATCAAGTACAGTTCAAAATACATTAGACTCAACTAAGAGTGTAGCTGGATCTGTTTATGATAAGAGCTCTTCACTTGTGACCGGCGCCAAAG ATATATTCACAAGCAAGACCGAAGGTGCAAAAGATTCTGCCGAATCgtcaataaataatgttaaggaAACCGCAGAGAAATTAGACG acACGATCAACGCTACGGTAGACACGACGAAGAAGACTGCAGAAGAAGCCAAGGCTCAGGCTTTGAAAGCCGCTGAAGATGCTAAGGAGAAGGCTAGATTAGCTGCTGAGGCTGCTAAAGAGGAGGCAAAGAGGGCTGCAA aTGCTGCCGTTGAAGAGTCTAAGAAAGCTGCCGAGAAGGCGGCGGCGGATGCCAGTAACGCCGTACATAGCACGGTTGACAACACCTTGAAGAGAGTAGAGGATGCCGCTGACCAGGGCTTGAAGAACGCGGGACAAGTAGTCGACGCTAAAATCAAGGACGCCGACAAGTTCTTGAGCGAAAAACGTGACGCG CTGGTAACAAACTTCTCGAGTGCGGCGCACGACGGAGCTGAGGGTGCTGCGGGCTTGCTCAGCAAGGGGCTGGCTGCTTTCCCCAAATAA